In the Lysinibacillus sp. PLM2 genome, one interval contains:
- the trmB gene encoding tRNA (guanine-N(7)-)-methyltransferase translates to MRLRNKPWAQEFINAHPEVIIPNPEEYKGIWNELFGNDNPLHIEVGMGKGQFITGMALAHPDINYIGIELYDSVIVSALEKVLDANSPKNLRLLKVNGADLAKYFTKGDISRVYLNFSDPWPKTRHEKRRLTHEGFLKLYESILIDNGEVHFKTDNRGLFEYSLVSMSHYGMLLKYVSLDLHVNMPEDNIMTEYEEKFSQKGQPIYRLEAQFISK, encoded by the coding sequence GTGAGATTAAGAAATAAACCATGGGCACAGGAATTTATTAATGCCCATCCAGAAGTCATTATACCAAATCCAGAAGAATATAAAGGAATATGGAATGAACTATTTGGAAATGACAATCCATTACACATTGAAGTTGGTATGGGGAAAGGTCAATTTATTACTGGAATGGCACTTGCTCATCCTGATATTAATTATATTGGTATTGAACTTTATGATAGTGTAATTGTTAGTGCGCTAGAAAAGGTACTAGATGCAAACTCACCTAAAAATCTCAGATTATTAAAAGTGAATGGTGCAGATTTAGCGAAATATTTTACGAAAGGCGACATTAGTCGAGTTTATTTAAACTTCTCAGATCCATGGCCGAAAACTCGACATGAAAAACGCCGTCTAACTCATGAAGGATTCTTAAAGCTTTATGAATCCATATTAATTGATAATGGTGAAGTACACTTTAAAACTGATAATAGAGGTCTATTTGAGTATTCACTCGTTAGTATGTCGCATTATGGTATGTTATTGAAATATGTTTCTCTTGATTTACACGTAAATATGCCAGAGGACAATATTATGACTGAGTATGAAGAGAAGTTTTCGCAAAAGGGGCAACCCATTTACAGATTGGAAGCACAATTTATTTCTAAATAG
- the ytlQ gene encoding hypothetical protein, whose protein sequence is MAQLIKLQDYISRYQIDLNRYPAQFIRMKKNGWNRMKSDWETGDTVNNVPSWGQVEESEQEQKPKETIFKKLFSKKRNLNKEEMVDITENNEENLPIEEELIDDETTLYFEPTIIYRPQTTEELKKIFLDQFFHFQIKWASSTLREKSYVDPKYLREGFLRTILQSLPDNYLVLYYPIIKVKKAPVELDIIILTPLECLCITMVEHENLAVYIGNSERERFWMKKVGDTEKKVLNPLIQLNRMEAIISQLFHLQDVDMPIRKILLSRNGYFDYPGNVFNVQFVDKREYENWMQHLKQSTSPMKHMQILAAKTILNHVETTSYNRTL, encoded by the coding sequence ATGGCTCAATTAATTAAGCTTCAAGATTATATTTCACGCTATCAAATAGATTTAAATCGATATCCAGCCCAGTTTATTCGTATGAAAAAAAATGGATGGAATCGTATGAAAAGTGATTGGGAGACTGGAGATACAGTAAATAACGTTCCAAGCTGGGGGCAAGTTGAAGAATCAGAACAGGAACAAAAACCTAAAGAAACCATCTTTAAAAAATTATTTTCAAAAAAACGTAACTTAAATAAAGAAGAAATGGTAGATATTACTGAAAATAATGAGGAAAACTTACCAATAGAAGAAGAGCTTATTGATGATGAAACAACGTTATATTTTGAGCCAACTATCATCTATAGACCACAAACGACGGAGGAATTAAAAAAAATCTTCCTTGATCAATTTTTCCATTTTCAAATAAAATGGGCTAGCTCCACATTAAGAGAAAAATCTTATGTTGATCCGAAGTATTTAAGAGAGGGATTTTTGCGAACAATATTGCAAAGCTTACCTGATAATTATTTAGTTTTATATTATCCAATCATTAAAGTGAAAAAAGCACCTGTTGAATTAGACATTATCATTTTAACACCATTAGAATGTCTATGTATCACGATGGTGGAGCATGAGAATTTAGCAGTTTACATTGGCAATAGTGAACGGGAACGTTTTTGGATGAAAAAAGTAGGGGATACAGAGAAAAAAGTGTTAAATCCACTTATTCAGCTAAATCGAATGGAAGCCATCATTTCGCAACTATTCCATCTTCAAGATGTTGATATGCCTATACGAAAAATCTTACTTTCTCGTAATGGTTATTTTGATTATCCTGGGAATGTATTTAATGTCCAATTCGTTGATAAAAGGGAATATGAAAACTGGATGCAACATTTAAAACAATCAACTTCCCCAATGAAACATATGCAAATACTTGCAGCAAAAACTATTTTAAATCATGTTGAAACGACATCTTATAATCGGACTTTATAA
- the dat gene encoding D-amino-acid transaminase: MSYTLWNDQIVDSKEVVIDKEDRGYQFGDGVYEVIKVYNGELFTADEHIDRLYLSAEKIRITIPYTKDKCHKLLHELVEVNNVSTGHVYFQITRGAAPRNHNFPADTVKPVITAYTKEAERPLQNFEHGVKATLVEDIRWLRCDIKSLNLLGAVLAKQEAHEKGCYEAILHRGETVTEGSSTNVFGIKDGVLYTHPANNFILKGITRGVVFQCAEEIGLPVKEEAFTKTELLAMDEVFVSSTTSEVTPVIDIDGNKINEGIIGDWTRKLQSQFETKIPKSLQV; encoded by the coding sequence ATGAGTTATACATTGTGGAATGATCAAATCGTTGATAGCAAAGAAGTTGTAATTGATAAAGAAGACCGTGGGTATCAATTTGGAGATGGTGTTTATGAAGTTATCAAAGTATACAATGGTGAACTATTTACTGCTGATGAACATATTGACCGTCTTTATTTAAGTGCAGAAAAAATACGTATTACAATTCCATACACGAAAGATAAATGTCACAAATTGCTTCATGAATTAGTTGAAGTAAATAATGTAAGTACAGGTCATGTTTATTTCCAAATTACGCGTGGTGCTGCACCGAGGAATCATAATTTCCCTGCTGATACAGTAAAGCCTGTTATTACTGCTTATACAAAAGAAGCCGAGCGTCCACTTCAAAATTTTGAACATGGTGTAAAAGCGACTTTAGTAGAGGATATTCGCTGGTTACGCTGTGATATTAAATCATTAAATTTGTTAGGTGCAGTACTTGCAAAACAAGAAGCACATGAAAAAGGTTGCTATGAGGCAATCTTGCATCGTGGTGAAACAGTAACAGAAGGTTCATCAACGAATGTATTTGGTATTAAAGATGGCGTTTTATATACACATCCAGCGAATAATTTTATTTTAAAAGGGATTACGCGCGGAGTAGTATTTCAATGTGCTGAAGAAATTGGCTTACCTGTAAAAGAAGAAGCCTTTACAAAGACGGAATTACTAGCGATGGATGAAGTGTTTGTTTCCTCAACTACTTCTGAGGTAACACCAGTTATTGATATTGATGGAAACAAAATTAATGAAGGTATTATTGGAGATTGGACTCGAAAATTGCAATCACAGTTTGAAACAAAAATCCCGAAATCACTTCAAGTATAA
- a CDS encoding dipeptidase PepV — MDWLKIAMSRKEELITECQQLIQIESVLDERNASETIPFGKGPFDALKWMLNKGNEYGFSTKNIDNVAGHIEMGQGEELLGILCHVDVVPAGSGWTYPPFKGEVVDGKLYGRGAIDDKGPTIASLLALKMVKDAGIKLNKRVRMIIGTDEESGFRCVDRYFEKEEMPTIGFAPDADFPLINAEKGIATLEFTLINHMQADEQLISFHAGKRTNMVPDVAEAVVQNVLPDIVRNFEKFIAENNTSGKIIKEGNQFILKLTGKSAHAMEPEKGVNAAVSLSKFLVNYIQTGAGKKYVDFIVKIFGHDHYGTALGLNYADQVSGETTLNPGIVSYDPKNGGTIQVSMRYAVTYPFEEKFTNAQLEAAKFSFTLDLLSNSVPHYVSEEDDFVQTLLAIYRKYTGDNRKPLSTGGGTYARTMKKGVAFGMLFPGEIDVAHQADEYVNVENLVKAAAIYAETIVALAGE; from the coding sequence ATGGATTGGTTAAAAATTGCAATGTCGAGAAAAGAAGAATTGATTACAGAATGTCAACAATTAATTCAAATAGAAAGTGTTCTAGATGAAAGGAATGCTAGTGAGACGATTCCATTTGGAAAAGGACCATTCGACGCTTTAAAATGGATGTTAAATAAAGGAAATGAATATGGTTTTTCTACTAAAAATATAGATAATGTTGCAGGTCATATTGAAATGGGACAAGGAGAAGAACTACTTGGTATTTTATGTCATGTAGATGTTGTCCCAGCAGGAAGTGGTTGGACATATCCTCCTTTTAAAGGTGAAGTGGTTGATGGAAAACTTTATGGTCGTGGAGCAATTGATGACAAAGGACCGACTATAGCTAGCCTACTTGCACTAAAAATGGTAAAGGATGCTGGTATCAAACTAAATAAACGAGTTCGAATGATTATTGGTACAGATGAAGAAAGTGGTTTTCGTTGTGTCGATCGATATTTCGAAAAAGAAGAGATGCCTACTATTGGATTCGCTCCAGATGCAGATTTTCCACTTATTAATGCTGAAAAGGGTATTGCTACTTTAGAGTTTACTTTAATTAATCATATGCAAGCTGATGAACAATTAATATCCTTTCATGCAGGAAAAAGAACGAATATGGTTCCAGATGTAGCAGAAGCAGTGGTTCAAAATGTACTGCCGGATATCGTTCGAAATTTTGAAAAATTTATAGCGGAAAATAATACAAGTGGTAAAATAATAAAAGAAGGTAATCAATTTATATTAAAGCTAACAGGCAAATCTGCTCATGCAATGGAGCCGGAAAAAGGTGTCAATGCAGCAGTGTCATTAAGCAAGTTTTTAGTAAACTATATTCAAACTGGTGCTGGTAAAAAGTATGTAGATTTTATTGTGAAAATCTTCGGGCATGATCACTATGGAACGGCATTAGGTTTAAACTATGCTGATCAGGTTTCTGGTGAAACTACTTTGAATCCTGGAATAGTATCCTATGATCCAAAAAATGGTGGAACGATTCAAGTGAGCATGCGTTATGCAGTTACATATCCTTTTGAAGAAAAGTTTACAAACGCTCAATTAGAAGCTGCTAAATTTTCATTTACATTAGATTTACTATCGAATTCTGTACCACATTATGTGAGCGAAGAAGATGACTTTGTTCAAACGTTACTTGCAATTTATCGTAAGTATACAGGAGATAATCGTAAACCTTTATCAACTGGTGGGGGCACTTATGCCAGAACGATGAAAAAAGGTGTTGCATTTGGAATGCTTTTCCCTGGGGAAATCGATGTTGCTCATCAGGCAGATGAATATGTCAATGTGGAAAATTTGGTGAAGGCAGCAGCTATTTATGCTGAGACAATTGTTGCATTAGCCGGTGAATAA
- the ytzE gene encoding putative HTH-type transcriptional regulator YtzE: MKPTTDRMLNRIKDVYMFILDKGVVSTQDLVEEFNITPRTIQRDLNVLAFNDLVTSPSRGKWTTTKKKVKLTS, encoded by the coding sequence ATGAAACCAACTACTGATAGAATGCTTAATCGTATTAAAGACGTGTACATGTTTATCCTTGATAAAGGAGTTGTGTCTACACAGGATTTAGTCGAAGAGTTCAACATCACTCCTCGCACCATTCAAAGAGATTTGAATGTGTTAGCCTTCAATGACTTGGTAACAAGCCCAAGTAGAGGCAAATGGACAACGACGAAGAAGAAAGTAAAGTTAACATCTTAG
- a CDS encoding pseudouridine synthase: MRLDKLLANMGYGSRKEVKQLLKQKAVSVDGEIVKDASMHVDPSKQDVSVYGETVQYTEFIYLMMNKPPGVISATEDLFDKTVIDLLDPLAQHFNPFPVGRLDKDTEGLLLITNDGQLSHNLLSPKKHVPKTYYAKIDGVVTEEDKTAFLEGVELDDGYVTKPGELKILKSGPQSEIELTIQEGKFHQVKRMFEARNKKVTYLKRLSMGSLKLDESLNLGEYRELTEKELDALKNNQ, encoded by the coding sequence ATGCGTTTAGATAAATTATTAGCTAATATGGGGTATGGATCTCGAAAAGAAGTAAAGCAGCTATTAAAGCAAAAAGCTGTTTCGGTAGATGGAGAAATTGTTAAGGATGCAAGTATGCATGTAGATCCAAGTAAACAAGATGTTTCCGTTTATGGTGAAACGGTTCAGTATACGGAATTTATTTATCTTATGATGAATAAGCCACCAGGTGTTATTTCAGCTACGGAAGATTTATTTGATAAAACGGTCATTGATTTATTGGATCCTCTTGCACAGCATTTTAACCCATTTCCAGTCGGTAGACTTGATAAAGATACTGAAGGACTACTACTAATTACAAATGATGGTCAGCTTTCTCATAATTTACTGTCACCTAAAAAGCATGTGCCAAAGACTTACTATGCAAAAATTGATGGTGTCGTAACAGAAGAGGATAAAACGGCATTTTTAGAAGGTGTCGAGTTAGACGATGGATATGTGACTAAACCAGGGGAACTAAAAATATTAAAATCTGGTCCACAATCTGAAATTGAGCTAACGATTCAAGAAGGTAAATTTCATCAAGTAAAACGAATGTTTGAAGCACGAAATAAAAAAGTGACCTATCTAAAAAGACTTTCAATGGGAAGCTTAAAACTCGATGAAAGTCTAAATTTAGGAGAATATCGCGAATTAACTGAAAAAGAGTTAGATGCTCTAAAAAATAATCAATAA
- the ytgP gene encoding putative cell division protein YtgP, translating to MSSLMKGTAILTIGMFLSKVLGLVYIFPFYAIIGEDNIALYQYAYIPYSIMLSVAISGLPLAVSKFVSKYNTMGDYESGYKLMKSGLVVMTITGFASFLILNLLATPIAEIVISSEDQAFSVEQVAFVIRWVSYALIVVPFMSLCRGFFQGYNKMQPTAVSQLVEQIVRIVFLLLGSYLIVVVFQGDPEAAISLSVFAAFIGGVGGLLILGLYWKKYRSEFSLLRDQSLNPTSKLQMTEIYKEVLTYSLPIIFVGMANPLFQLVDLLTFNSAMNSIGMSQVSDIYFMMINFTTHKVVIIPVMLATSLSLALIPTITKYFTQGDYGQLRNAMDKSYQILFFITLPAALGISVLANEIYFMLYSESEMGATILAHYAPVAILFALFQVTAALLQGIDYQKWIIFSLLTGILVKLMINTPLVKVMQADGAILATAIGYGISILINIIVLKKVLNYQSTMVKRRILLIVILSFIMTIAVFITQKLLIAIMGPVDSKLSAMLISIICVGVGIAVYSFLSFKLGLAQKMLGERITKFASKFGLR from the coding sequence ATGTCCTCTTTAATGAAAGGAACAGCGATATTAACCATTGGAATGTTTTTATCGAAAGTTCTTGGGTTAGTTTACATATTTCCATTTTACGCAATCATCGGTGAAGATAATATTGCGTTATATCAGTATGCATATATTCCGTACTCAATAATGCTGAGTGTTGCTATATCTGGTTTACCACTCGCTGTTTCAAAATTTGTTTCCAAATATAATACAATGGGTGATTATGAATCAGGTTATAAGTTAATGAAATCTGGACTAGTCGTAATGACGATTACAGGTTTTGCTTCTTTTCTAATATTAAATTTACTTGCTACACCTATTGCAGAAATTGTCATTAGCAGTGAAGATCAAGCATTTTCTGTTGAACAAGTAGCATTCGTTATTCGATGGGTTAGTTATGCTTTGATTGTTGTTCCGTTTATGAGCTTATGTCGTGGATTTTTCCAAGGATATAATAAAATGCAACCAACTGCTGTTTCCCAATTAGTAGAACAAATCGTGCGTATTGTTTTCTTACTTTTAGGATCATATTTAATAGTCGTTGTTTTCCAAGGAGATCCTGAAGCAGCGATTTCACTTTCAGTATTTGCTGCCTTTATCGGTGGTGTAGGTGGATTATTAATACTAGGGCTTTATTGGAAAAAATATAGATCAGAATTTAGCTTATTGCGAGATCAAAGTCTAAATCCAACTTCAAAGTTGCAAATGACTGAAATTTATAAAGAAGTATTAACTTATTCATTGCCAATCATATTTGTTGGGATGGCCAATCCGTTATTCCAACTAGTCGATTTGTTAACCTTTAATAGTGCGATGAACTCAATAGGTATGTCCCAAGTTTCGGATATCTATTTCATGATGATAAATTTCACAACTCATAAAGTAGTTATTATTCCCGTAATGCTAGCGACAAGCTTGTCATTGGCTTTGATTCCGACGATAACGAAGTATTTTACGCAAGGGGATTATGGTCAGTTACGAAATGCGATGGATAAATCCTATCAAATTTTATTTTTTATCACGCTACCTGCAGCACTAGGAATTTCTGTGTTAGCAAACGAAATTTATTTCATGCTGTATTCAGAGAGTGAAATGGGAGCAACTATTTTGGCTCATTATGCACCAGTAGCAATTTTATTTGCATTATTCCAAGTAACAGCTGCATTACTTCAAGGTATTGATTATCAAAAATGGATTATTTTCAGTTTATTAACGGGTATTTTAGTTAAGCTAATGATAAATACCCCTTTAGTAAAAGTTATGCAAGCAGATGGCGCTATTCTAGCAACTGCAATTGGTTATGGAATATCCATTTTGATCAATATAATCGTTTTGAAAAAAGTACTTAATTATCAGTCTACAATGGTCAAACGAAGAATTTTATTAATAGTCATTTTATCTTTTATTATGACGATAGCAGTTTTCATAACACAAAAATTGTTAATAGCGATTATGGGACCAGTTGATAGCAAATTATCGGCAATGCTTATATCTATAATTTGTGTCGGTGTAGGTATTGCAGTATACAGCTTCTTATCATTTAAGCTAGGTTTAGCACAAAAAATGTTAGGTGAACGAATTACGAAGTTTGCAAGTAAATTTGGTTTGAGGTAG
- the asnH gene encoding asparagine synthetase B, translated as MCGFIGYINGTNELDHYKTIETMMDTIIHRGPDSGGIHTDEKVTLGFRRLSIIDLSDVANQPLYSEDGNIVLVFNGEIYNFQELREDLISKGHQFKTKSDSEVLIYGYIEYGEEFVKQLRGMFAFCIWDKKKDQMLIARDGFGIKPLYYTNNTTDNTFIFGSEIKSFLPHPSFIKELNKDALRPYLTFQYSSMNETFFKGVYKLPPAHYMIIKDGTITMKQYWDKKFHAKENTIEHYVKEIRETMKESVKAHQISDVKVGAFLSGGVDSSYVTALMKPNKTFSVGFKDYEAMFNETTHSKELCDILGIQNESKYISAEECFEALPTIQYHMDEPQSNPSSVPLYFLCELASKDVTVVLSGEGADEIFGGYAWYQNSKKMETYEKVPFGLRKAIRKVAEKMPKNKVTHFLVKGGETVEERFIGEAVVWDEEDAYNVLKPEYRNGPTVHSITKGIYDEVQGQDDVSKMQYLDLNLWMPGDILLKADRMSMAHSLELRVPFLDKEVMELAKNIPSKYRVNDIDTKYALRLAANEELPEEWAKRKKLGFPVPIRHWLREEKYYNLVKEMFQADFTSEFFDVNQLVGYLDEHYTGEANRARYIWTVYVFLVWYKRFFVDEVNVA; from the coding sequence ATGTGCGGATTTATTGGCTATATTAACGGAACAAATGAATTAGATCATTATAAAACAATTGAAACTATGATGGATACAATTATTCATAGAGGACCAGATAGTGGTGGTATACATACAGATGAGAAAGTAACTTTAGGCTTCAGACGTTTAAGTATTATTGATTTATCTGATGTTGCCAATCAGCCTCTTTACAGTGAGGATGGAAATATAGTCCTTGTGTTTAATGGGGAGATTTATAATTTCCAAGAATTACGTGAAGATTTAATATCAAAAGGTCATCAATTTAAAACAAAATCAGATAGTGAAGTATTAATTTATGGATATATTGAATATGGTGAAGAGTTTGTAAAACAACTCCGCGGAATGTTTGCATTTTGCATATGGGATAAGAAAAAAGACCAAATGTTAATAGCTAGAGATGGTTTTGGTATTAAACCACTTTACTATACCAACAATACGACAGATAATACGTTTATTTTTGGTTCAGAAATTAAATCATTTTTACCGCACCCTTCATTTATTAAAGAACTAAATAAAGATGCACTACGTCCTTATTTAACATTCCAATATTCATCAATGAATGAAACATTCTTTAAAGGTGTTTATAAATTACCACCAGCACACTACATGATCATTAAAGATGGAACTATCACAATGAAGCAATATTGGGATAAAAAATTCCATGCAAAAGAAAATACAATTGAGCATTATGTAAAAGAAATTCGTGAAACAATGAAAGAATCTGTTAAAGCTCATCAAATTAGTGATGTAAAAGTAGGAGCGTTTTTATCTGGAGGAGTAGACTCAAGTTATGTTACAGCTCTTATGAAACCGAATAAAACATTCTCAGTAGGATTTAAAGACTACGAAGCAATGTTTAATGAAACGACACATTCAAAAGAATTGTGTGATATTTTAGGTATTCAAAATGAAAGTAAATATATTTCGGCTGAAGAATGCTTTGAGGCGCTCCCAACGATCCAATATCATATGGATGAGCCGCAATCAAATCCTTCAAGTGTACCTCTTTATTTTCTTTGTGAATTAGCAAGTAAAGATGTAACGGTTGTATTATCTGGTGAGGGTGCTGACGAGATCTTTGGCGGCTATGCTTGGTATCAAAATTCTAAGAAAATGGAAACTTATGAAAAAGTGCCATTCGGGTTACGAAAAGCTATTCGCAAGGTTGCAGAAAAAATGCCGAAAAATAAGGTGACTCACTTCTTAGTTAAAGGTGGAGAAACTGTTGAGGAACGATTTATCGGTGAAGCAGTCGTGTGGGATGAAGAGGATGCTTATAACGTGTTAAAACCTGAATATCGTAATGGTCCAACAGTGCACTCGATTACAAAAGGGATTTACGATGAAGTTCAAGGTCAAGACGATGTATCAAAAATGCAATACTTAGATTTAAACCTTTGGATGCCTGGTGATATTTTATTAAAGGCAGATCGCATGAGTATGGCACATTCCTTGGAATTACGTGTACCGTTTTTAGATAAAGAAGTAATGGAATTAGCGAAAAATATTCCATCAAAATATCGAGTGAACGATATCGATACAAAATATGCGTTAAGATTAGCAGCAAACGAAGAATTACCTGAAGAGTGGGCTAAACGTAAAAAGTTAGGATTTCCTGTACCTATTCGTCACTGGTTACGTGAAGAGAAGTACTATAATCTAGTAAAAGAAATGTTCCAAGCAGACTTTACAAGTGAATTTTTCGATGTGAATCAATTAGTAGGGTATTTAGATGAGCATTATACAGGTGAAGCAAACCGTGCAAGATATATCTGGACTGTATATGTATTTTTAGTATGGTATAAACGTTTCTTCGTGGATGAAGTAAATGTAGCATAG
- the ytfP gene encoding hypothetical protein, with amino-acid sequence MYDVIIIGGGPSGLMAAIAAGEQNRRVLLLEKGNKLGKKLAISGGGRCNVTNRLSVEEIVKHIPGNGRFLYSPFTVFNNEDIIEFFEGLGVPLKEEDHGRMFPVSDRAQDVVEALIKELKKLHVEIRLNTAVTKLLMDDEKILGVRLHNDEEIRANAVVVAVGGKAVPQTGSTGDGYPWAIRAGHTVTELYPTEVPVTSKEPFIQSRLLQGLALRDVAVSVLNKKGKPIITHQMDMLFTHFGLSGPAILRCSQFIVKELKKNSGYPVQVKIQTLTDYNEETCYQYLIKLLKEEPKKAVKNVWKNLAPERWLLFLLERAQIDSSLTFNDISQDKLRSIAHELVSFTMEVHGTLPLEKAFVTGGGISIKEIEPKTMASKVKKGLYFCGEILDIHGYTGGYNITSALVTGRIAGMSAGQNI; translated from the coding sequence ATGTATGACGTAATTATTATTGGTGGGGGTCCCTCTGGTTTAATGGCGGCCATTGCTGCTGGTGAACAAAACCGTAGAGTATTATTATTGGAAAAAGGAAATAAGCTCGGTAAAAAGCTAGCGATATCGGGTGGCGGACGCTGTAATGTGACAAATCGATTATCTGTTGAAGAAATTGTAAAGCATATTCCCGGAAATGGTCGATTTTTATATAGCCCTTTTACAGTTTTCAATAATGAGGACATTATCGAGTTCTTTGAAGGACTTGGTGTTCCTTTAAAAGAAGAGGATCACGGTCGTATGTTTCCTGTTTCTGATCGTGCTCAAGATGTGGTTGAGGCATTAATAAAAGAATTAAAAAAATTACATGTTGAGATAAGATTAAACACGGCTGTTACGAAATTATTGATGGATGATGAAAAAATATTAGGTGTAAGATTGCACAATGATGAGGAAATCCGCGCTAATGCAGTCGTTGTCGCAGTTGGTGGTAAAGCAGTTCCTCAAACCGGTTCCACTGGAGATGGTTACCCTTGGGCAATTCGAGCTGGACACACGGTCACCGAATTATATCCGACAGAGGTACCCGTTACCTCTAAAGAACCGTTTATCCAATCTCGACTGCTACAAGGTCTCGCTTTACGTGATGTAGCTGTATCCGTTTTAAATAAAAAAGGTAAACCGATTATTACACATCAAATGGACATGCTGTTTACTCATTTCGGGTTAAGCGGTCCTGCAATATTAAGGTGCAGTCAGTTTATCGTGAAGGAATTAAAGAAAAATAGCGGTTACCCTGTCCAAGTAAAAATCCAAACGCTAACAGATTATAATGAAGAAACCTGCTATCAATATTTAATTAAACTTTTAAAAGAAGAGCCAAAAAAAGCAGTAAAAAACGTTTGGAAAAACTTAGCACCTGAAAGATGGCTATTATTTTTACTTGAACGAGCTCAGATCGATTCATCTCTTACATTTAATGATATTTCTCAAGATAAATTACGAAGCATTGCCCATGAATTAGTTAGTTTTACAATGGAAGTACATGGAACATTGCCTTTAGAAAAAGCTTTTGTTACAGGGGGCGGTATTTCCATTAAAGAAATCGAACCGAAAACAATGGCTTCCAAAGTCAAAAAAGGATTATATTTTTGTGGAGAAATATTAGATATCCACGGCTATACTGGCGGTTATAATATAACCTCTGCTCTAGTTACAGGTCGAATTGCCGGTATGAGCGCTGGACAAAACATATAA